CATCGAGCTGGGCAACCTGCTCGACCTGGCCGAGGTGCTGGCCGTCTCCGCGCTGGCCCGCGAGGAGTCGCGCGGCGGTCACTTCCGCGAGGACTTCCCGAAGCGCGACGACGTGAAGTTCATGCAGCACACCATGGCGTACCAGGAGGTGGCGGCCGACGGCAGCACCTCGATCCGCCTCGACTACAAGCCGGTCGTGCAGACCCGCTACCAGCCGATGGAGCGTAAGTACTGATGAGCACTCCGACCGTCGAGAAGCACTCGGCCGCGCTGGACGCCGCCGAGGCGGGTGGCACCGACCTGATCACCGTCACCGTCCGGATCCGCCGGTTCAACCCGGAGGAGCACCCGGACCCGGTGTGGGTGGACTACCAGCTGGAGATGGACCCGAAGGAGCGCGTCCTGGACGCCCTCAACAAGGTCAAGTGGGAGCAGGACGGCACCCTGACGTACCGCCGCTCGTGCGCCCACGGCATCTGCGGCTCGGACGCCATGCGGATCAACGGCCGCAACCGGCTGGCGTGCAAGACCCTGATCAAGGACGTCAACCCGGAGAAGCCGATCACGATCGAGGCCATCAAGGGCCTGACGGTCCTCAAGGACCTGGTCGTGGACATGGACCCGTTCTTCCAGGCGTACAAGGACGTCATGCCGTTCCTCATCACCAAGGGGAACGACCCGACCCGCGAGCGCCTGCAGTCGCAGGAGGACCGCGAGCGGTTCGACGACACCACCAAGTGCATCCTGTGCGCCGCGTGCACCTCGTCCTGCCCGGTGTTCTGGAACGACGGCCAGTACTTCGGCCCGGCCGCGATCGTCAACGCGCACCGCTTCATCTTCGACTCGCGCGACGAGGGCGGCGAGCAGCGCCTGGAGATCCTCAACGACCGTGAGGGCGTGTGGCGCTGCCGCACCACCTTCAACTGCTCGGAGGCCTGCCCGCGTGGCATCGAGGTCACCAAGGCGATCCAGGAAGTGAAGCGGGCGCTGGTGACCCGCCGCTTCTGATCCACCCGTACGCAAGGGCCCGTCCGGCAGCCGCCGGGCGGGCCCTTCGCGTGCGCGGCCTGACCGCGGTGCACGGCCTGACCGCCGTACGCGGCCCTACCGCCTGCGGGCGGTGAGCAGGGTGAGCAGCAGCGGGCCGAGGAAGAGGGCGGCCGCCATGCCGCGGTAGTCGGGGCCGGATCCGGAGGCGATCAGGGCGAGTTGGAGGCCGATCAGGACGGCGCCGCCGACCGGGAGGGCGGCGGGCAGGGCGCGGCGGCGGGCGCAGACCAGGAGGGCGGCGTAGCCGAGGTAGGTCCAGACGGCGCCGCGCCACAGCAGCCACTCCAGCTGCGGGGCCCGCAGGGCGGTGTGCAGCCAGACGGCGGCCTTCCGGAGCGGGGTGAGGGCGGGGTTGGGCCGCAGCCGGTCGGCGACCGGGCTGTCGGCGAGGCTGCCGCCGGGGGCGGTGTAGCCGTACAGGTCGGGCGAGGGGCGGGGGGTCTGGACGACGGTCTGGCCGGCGGCGTCGGCGGGGCCGGGCCAGATGCCCCAGGCGAGGTGGCCGCGGCAGAGCCGGGCGGCGAGGACCAGGTCGGGGTGGCGGGCGGCGGTGCGGAACCAGAGGTCGGTCAGTTCGCCGTCGCGGGCGAGGGCGCGGGTCTCGTCCCACCCCTGGTCCGGGTCGGTGAGCCGGTCGGCGGAGTAGCAGGCGGCGCCGGCCCGGTCCCAGACGGGGAGGGGGGCGACGGCGGCGAACAGGGCGGTGTCGGCCTCCCCGAAGGCGGTGGGGTCGCTGTGGTAGGCGACGGCGAGGTCGGCGGCGTCCAGCCGGTGGGCGGCGGGGGCGCGACGGACGTCGAGCAGGGCCCGGTAGCCGCGCAGGTCGAGCAGGAGCGGGACGAGCAGGGCGGCCAGGGCCAGCAGGGCGACCTGGCGGCGCAGTCCGGGGAGGAAGGCGAGCAGGGCGAGGGTGACGGTGAAGGCGATGCCGCAGCCGGCCCGGCCGCCGAAGAGGCCGAGGCCGAGCAGGGCGAGCAGCAGGACGGCGAGGTCGACGGCCAGCCCGCGTCCGGTGGGCCGTTCCTCCTGGGCGGCGCGGCGGGCGAGCAGCCGCAGGCAGGCGGCGCAGGTGAGGACGGCGGCGAGGGTGAACGGGACCTCGCGCCAGAGGAAGACGGTGAGGCCGCCGGTCGGCGGCAGGGCGGCGAGGGCGAGCGCGGTGGGGGCGCTCCAGCGGCCGCGGACGCCGAGCCGGGCGAGGGCGGCGACGGCGTACCCGAGGGTGAGCGCGGCGGCGGCCGTCTGCAGCAGGGTGACGGCGGCGAGGCCGCCGGTGAGCCGGAGCGAGAGCAGCACGGCGGCGTCGTACGGGACGGCGCGGCCGGCCGTCCAGGCACCCGGCTCGGTCACCCGGCGGACCGTCTCGACCGCGTCGGGGCCGAGGAAGGCGGGGTAGGCGGCCAGCCACCACAGCAGCAGGACGATCTGGCAGCCGGCCGCGACGGTGACCGGGAGCAGCAGGCGGGAGGGGGCGCGGCGGTGCCGGCGGCCGGCCCGGCCGGGGTCGTCGGGCCCGTCGCGGTCGGCTGCGCCGTGGCGGTCGTCCGCGCCGCCGCGGCCGGCCGGGCGGGCGAGGGTGGCGTTGCCGCGCATCGCGAGACCTCCCCTGGAGTCCCCTGGCATGCCCGGGAGTCCCCGAACGGGTGTGCTGTCCGCGACCCGTCAGCCAGGTGTGGTGCGCAGGCTAGCAGTCGGCGGGGTCCGGCTCCCAGAGTCCGGATGCCGGTAGTCGGTGGGGGTTGGTAGCGTCCGCGGCATGGCTGAGTTCACCAACCGGCGGTCCGTCGTGGCGGCGGAGCCGCTGACCGCGCTTCAGGCCGAGCAGCTGAGGCTGTGCGGCGTCCACTACGACGGCGAGGACCTGCCGGCCGACCGACGGCTGGCCTCCGACGACGAGGACGACGAGGAGGCGGTGCTGCGCTTCTGCGAGCGGTGGGACGTGGTGGCCGACGGGGCGCCGCGGTACGAGGCGTGGTTCTACCAGGTGGACAGCGGGACGATCTTCCTGGCCGGGACGGTCGAGGTGGTCGCGGAGGTCATCCAGTGCGGCCTGGAGTGCTCCGACCCGGCGCGGCGGCTGGAGCTGGGCGCGGCGATGGTCCGGGCCGGGCTGCTGCCCTCGGTGGACTCGGCGTACGCGGAGTTCCGGGCCGCGGTGGACGCCGGGACGGCCTGAGCGCACGTCAGGCCGGTGACGCGGGAAAGGCGGCAGGGCCCGCCCGGAGGGGTTCCGGGCGGGCCCTGCCGTGTCGTCGTGCGGGTCAGCGCAGGGCGCCGAGGTCCTTCGGCGAGGTGACGCCGGCCGGGTCGGCGAGCTCCGAGAACGGTGTCGCCGCAGGCGTCGCCGGCGGTGCCGGTGGCGAGCGAGCGCGGGGTCGGGTCGGCCTTGGGGTCGGTGACGGCGGCCTGCTGCTCGGCGCCGGCCGCCGGGACGCCGACGGTGGTCAGGACGACGGCGGCGGCGCCGAGCACGGCCGCGAGCCTTCGAGCGACGACGGTGGTTGCCATGCGAATCCCCCCTGGCTGACGCGCCGGACACGCGTTCGATCTTGCCGGGCGGGGAGCACCCTGTCAGGAGGCCGACGGGGCGTCAACCGGCTTTCCGTCGCGCTTGAGGGCCCGCAGTCCGCGCAGGCCGATCCCGCCGATGGCGAGGCCGAGGACCAGGGAGGTGACGGCCAGCAGCAGGTGGACCCAGAAGAAGGCGGTGGGCTGGGAGTGGTCGCCGCCGACGAAGGCCTGGCCGCCGGAGTCCTTCCACAGGTTCTTGACGAAGGTGGTCCAGATCATCAGCGACCAGGCACCGAAGGCGGTGAGGAACCAGGAGACGGGACGGCTGAGCTTCATGGCGGGCGGGTCCTTCGGACGGGGGCGGATCTGCCTCCCCAGTATGCGGAGCCCTCACACCGCCCCTGACCGGGCACCCGTTCGGACCAGACCTGGGAGAGCGGCGGGACGAACGGGTACGGTCACAAAATGCAG
The window above is part of the Kitasatospora sp. HUAS MG31 genome. Proteins encoded here:
- a CDS encoding SCO4848 family membrane protein, whose protein sequence is MKLSRPVSWFLTAFGAWSLMIWTTFVKNLWKDSGGQAFVGGDHSQPTAFFWVHLLLAVTSLVLGLAIGGIGLRGLRALKRDGKPVDAPSAS
- a CDS encoding succinate dehydrogenase iron-sulfur subunit, yielding MSTPTVEKHSAALDAAEAGGTDLITVTVRIRRFNPEEHPDPVWVDYQLEMDPKERVLDALNKVKWEQDGTLTYRRSCAHGICGSDAMRINGRNRLACKTLIKDVNPEKPITIEAIKGLTVLKDLVVDMDPFFQAYKDVMPFLITKGNDPTRERLQSQEDRERFDDTTKCILCAACTSSCPVFWNDGQYFGPAAIVNAHRFIFDSRDEGGEQRLEILNDREGVWRCRTTFNCSEACPRGIEVTKAIQEVKRALVTRRF